In a genomic window of Polypterus senegalus isolate Bchr_013 chromosome 13, ASM1683550v1, whole genome shotgun sequence:
- the ube2d2 gene encoding ubiquitin-conjugating enzyme E2 D2 isoform X2, with product MALKRIHKELNDLARDPPAQCSAGPVGDDMFHWQATIMGPNDSPYQGGVFFLTIHFPTDYPFKPPKVAFTTRIYHPNINSNGSICLDILRSQWSPALTISKVLLSICSLLCDPNPDDPLVPEIARIYKTDREKYNRIAREWTQKYAM from the exons GAGCTAAATGACTTGGCACGTGATCCACCAGCTCAGTGTTCTGCAGGACCTGTTGGAGATGATA tgTTCCACTGGCAAGCCACAATAATGGGACCA AATGACAGTCCTTACCAGGGCGGTGTTTTTTTCTTGACAATTCATTTTCCAACAGATTATCCTTTCAAGCCACCAAAG GTTGCATTTACAACAAGAATCTACCATCCAAATATCAACAGCAATGGCAGCATTTGTCTCGATATTCTGCGATCGCAATGGTCACCCGCATTAACCATCTCAAAAG TTCTTTTGTCAATTTGTTCACTGTTGTGTGATCCAAATCCAGATGACCCATTAGTTCCTGAAATAGCACGTATCTacaaaacagacagagaaaa gTACAACAGAATAGCTCGGGAATGGACACAAAAGTATGCAATGTAG
- the ube2d2 gene encoding ubiquitin-conjugating enzyme E2 D2 isoform X1, whose product MALKRIHKELNDLARDPPAQCSAGPVGDDMFHWQATIMGPNDSPYQGGVFFLTIHFPTDYPFKPPKVAFTTRIYHPNINSNGSICLDILRSQWSPALTISKVLLSICSLLCDPNPDDPLVPEIARIYKTDREKVYNRIAREWTQKYAM is encoded by the exons GAGCTAAATGACTTGGCACGTGATCCACCAGCTCAGTGTTCTGCAGGACCTGTTGGAGATGATA tgTTCCACTGGCAAGCCACAATAATGGGACCA AATGACAGTCCTTACCAGGGCGGTGTTTTTTTCTTGACAATTCATTTTCCAACAGATTATCCTTTCAAGCCACCAAAG GTTGCATTTACAACAAGAATCTACCATCCAAATATCAACAGCAATGGCAGCATTTGTCTCGATATTCTGCGATCGCAATGGTCACCCGCATTAACCATCTCAAAAG TTCTTTTGTCAATTTGTTCACTGTTGTGTGATCCAAATCCAGATGACCCATTAGTTCCTGAAATAGCACGTATCTacaaaacagacagagaaaa AGT gTACAACAGAATAGCTCGGGAATGGACACAAAAGTATGCAATGTAG